Proteins encoded in a region of the Elusimicrobiota bacterium genome:
- a CDS encoding nucleotidyltransferase family protein → MKAIILCAGYATRLYPLTKDKPKHLLTIAGKPMLEYTIAKIEQVSEIDSVYIITNHRFYHLFQKWLSNLKTEKKIELIDDGTSSDEIKLGAIGDMKFVIDKLRVNDDLLVLAGDNLFQLNLNDFVKFFKTKGTSIAVYDVKSKDLVQKYSEIRLDNKNRVVSFVEKPAKPETTLAAICMYLFPKEKLDLVNKYLAEGNSPDQPGRYIQWLHKKELVYGFVFCDNWYDIGDINQYKQANKEYEEQNSKS, encoded by the coding sequence ATGAAAGCTATAATTTTATGTGCTGGATATGCCACGCGACTATATCCTCTCACAAAAGACAAACCCAAACATCTTCTGACTATAGCCGGCAAACCGATGCTAGAATATACTATTGCAAAAATAGAACAGGTATCTGAAATTGATAGTGTCTATATCATAACAAATCATAGATTTTATCATTTATTTCAGAAATGGCTTTCAAACTTAAAAACAGAAAAAAAAATAGAATTGATTGATGACGGGACATCATCTGATGAGATAAAATTAGGTGCTATTGGAGATATGAAATTTGTAATAGATAAATTACGGGTTAATGACGACCTACTTGTATTAGCGGGTGACAATTTGTTTCAACTTAATTTAAATGATTTTGTAAAATTTTTCAAAACCAAAGGTACATCAATTGCAGTATATGATGTAAAAAGTAAAGATTTAGTACAAAAATATTCCGAAATAAGACTCGATAATAAAAATCGTGTGGTTTCATTTGTTGAAAAACCTGCTAAACCGGAAACAACTCTTGCTGCTATTTGTATGTATTTGTTTCCTAAAGAAAAGTTAGATTTGGTTAATAAATATTTAGCGGAAGGCAACAGCCCGGACCAACCTGGCAGGTATATCCAGTGGTTACACAAGAAAGAACTTGTCTATGGATTTGTATTTTGTGATAACTGGTATGATATTGGCGATATAAACCAATATAAACAGGCAAACAAGGAATATGAAGAACAGAATAGCAAATCTTAA
- a CDS encoding discoidin domain-containing protein — protein MRNWIILGIVFGICFTCTGQLEARKKVISKKVAATKQSDDKGSKTASKKKGSVTDIKIEAEDFDKGGEGVGYHDKEARNFGEQYRTDEGVDIEVNPAGGYDVGWVMAGEWLKYTVDIKTAGTYTIEVQVGATGKGGTFHIEFDDVDKTGPMTVPDTGGWQTWQTITKTGVSLSEGKHVMKLAMDTNGAGAVGNFDYIILKLGGEQSESATEEKPTKTSAKKQDSVAGNIAKGKPVTASSIESGATPIEGAVDGVTSTRWASAASDPQWIRIDLGAVYDIKKVILNWEAAYGKDYEIQVSNDDTKWTTIYTKTDGMGGVEEIPLKGSGRYIRMYGTRRGVAVGTKLYGFSLYEFEVYCQ, from the coding sequence ATGCGAAACTGGATAATTCTAGGAATAGTGTTTGGTATTTGTTTTACTTGCACGGGGCAGCTTGAGGCGAGGAAAAAAGTTATCAGTAAAAAAGTTGCTGCTACAAAACAAAGTGATGATAAAGGAAGTAAAACAGCTTCTAAAAAGAAAGGGTCAGTAACAGATATAAAGATTGAAGCAGAAGATTTTGACAAGGGTGGAGAAGGAGTAGGATATCACGACAAAGAAGCAAGGAATTTTGGGGAACAATACCGCACAGATGAAGGAGTAGATATAGAAGTTAATCCTGCCGGAGGTTATGATGTAGGCTGGGTTATGGCAGGTGAGTGGTTAAAATATACGGTAGATATAAAGACAGCAGGGACATATACAATAGAAGTGCAGGTAGGCGCAACTGGTAAGGGCGGAACTTTTCATATAGAGTTTGATGATGTAGACAAAACAGGACCAATGACAGTACCTGATACAGGTGGTTGGCAGACATGGCAAACAATAACAAAGACAGGAGTAAGTTTAAGTGAAGGGAAACACGTTATGAAGTTGGCGATGGACACTAACGGTGCAGGAGCAGTCGGCAACTTTGATTATATAATTCTTAAACTTGGAGGCGAACAAAGTGAATCTGCCACAGAAGAAAAACCGACCAAAACATCTGCTAAAAAACAAGACAGTGTTGCCGGTAATATAGCTAAAGGAAAACCTGTAACAGCATCATCCATAGAAAGCGGGGCAACACCTATAGAAGGGGCAGTAGATGGTGTAACATCAACACGCTGGGCATCAGCAGCTAGTGACCCTCAATGGATAAGAATAGACCTTGGTGCTGTTTATGATATTAAAAAAGTAATCCTGAACTGGGAAGCAGCATATGGTAAAGACTACGAGATACAAGTATCAAATGATGATACTAAATGGACAACAATATATACAAAGACAGATGGAATGGGTGGTGTAGAAGAAATACCGTTAAAAGGCAGCGGTAGATATATTCGGATGTATGGAACAAGAAGAGGGGTTGCAGTAGGAACAAAACTTTACGGATTTTCGTTATATGAATTTGAAGTATATTGCCAATAA
- a CDS encoding glycoside hydrolase family 127 protein: protein MKFVMIRVHEEAYIKNNSKLTKLKFIPLPLGSIHTDGWLLNQLHIQANGLSGHLDEFWPDISESGWIGGKAEGWERGPYWLDGIIPLAFLLDDDKLKRKVTKWVDYILNHQHKDGWLGPVKNNKGIEYDPWPVFLVLKAMIQYQEVTKDKRIIPAMDKFFRKLNILLEDKTFWNGKISMLEWGRHRCAELILSIYWLYEQTNEKWLLSLSNKVHAKGYDWSKNFNKFKYKNKTKKESFNMITHVVNNAMAIKYPGVWYRQSHAKKDKNSVYKILETLDTYHGQITGVFTGDEHLAGKNPSQGTELCSVVEYMFSLEILASILGDVSLLDRLERIAFNALPATFSPDMWAHQYDQQVNQVICKVAEDRIYTTNGPDSNIYGLEPHYGCCTANMHQGWPKYASHLWMKTQDSGLAVVAYAPSKVVTKIKNNPVKVDLKTDYPFDETLHFKITVKQPVKFPLYLRIPAWTKKATIKVNKENSISVASGKFYCIDRKWSKTTSITLHLPMEFKTQRRYNNSISVERGPLIYSLKIGENWKLIKGKLPHGDWEVHPTTPWNYALNINIDDMEKSMQLEKKSIGDCPFSPKGAPVAIKILGSRIPEWTLEHNAAGSIPKSPANSSKPLEELMLIPYGCTNLRVTEFPTLE from the coding sequence ATGAAATTCGTGATGATTCGTGTGCATGAAGAGGCTTATATTAAAAACAATTCTAAATTAACTAAATTGAAATTTATACCGTTACCGCTTGGAAGTATTCATACGGATGGATGGTTACTTAACCAGCTTCATATTCAGGCAAACGGACTTAGCGGACATTTGGATGAATTTTGGCCGGATATTTCTGAAAGCGGATGGATAGGCGGAAAAGCCGAAGGGTGGGAACGCGGACCTTACTGGTTAGATGGCATAATACCTCTTGCTTTTCTTCTTGATGACGACAAACTTAAAAGAAAAGTAACTAAGTGGGTGGACTACATACTAAACCATCAGCATAAAGACGGTTGGTTAGGACCGGTAAAGAATAATAAAGGTATAGAATATGATCCATGGCCGGTTTTTCTGGTTCTTAAAGCAATGATACAATATCAGGAAGTTACGAAAGACAAACGTATTATACCTGCAATGGATAAGTTTTTTAGAAAACTTAACATATTGTTAGAAGATAAAACATTCTGGAACGGTAAAATATCTATGCTTGAATGGGGAAGACATAGATGTGCTGAATTGATACTTAGTATTTACTGGCTTTATGAACAAACTAATGAAAAGTGGCTTTTGAGTTTATCTAACAAAGTACATGCTAAAGGATATGATTGGAGTAAAAATTTTAATAAATTCAAATATAAAAATAAAACAAAAAAAGAAAGCTTTAATATGATTACACATGTTGTAAATAATGCTATGGCAATAAAATACCCTGGGGTATGGTATCGTCAATCGCACGCTAAAAAAGATAAAAATTCAGTTTATAAAATACTTGAAACACTTGATACATATCATGGTCAAATAACAGGTGTTTTTACCGGTGATGAACATCTTGCCGGCAAAAACCCATCACAGGGCACAGAACTTTGTTCTGTTGTTGAGTACATGTTTTCTCTTGAAATACTTGCGAGTATTTTAGGCGATGTATCTCTTTTAGATAGACTTGAACGTATAGCTTTTAATGCACTGCCCGCAACCTTTAGTCCGGACATGTGGGCACACCAGTATGACCAGCAGGTAAACCAGGTAATTTGTAAAGTTGCCGAAGACAGAATCTACACAACTAACGGACCGGATTCCAATATTTATGGCTTGGAACCTCATTACGGTTGCTGTACGGCAAATATGCATCAAGGCTGGCCAAAATATGCTTCGCATCTTTGGATGAAAACACAAGATAGCGGTTTAGCTGTTGTTGCATATGCCCCTAGTAAGGTAGTCACTAAAATTAAAAATAATCCGGTTAAAGTTGATTTAAAAACAGATTATCCTTTTGATGAAACATTACATTTTAAAATAACAGTAAAACAGCCTGTTAAATTCCCTTTATATCTACGCATACCGGCTTGGACAAAAAAGGCAACAATAAAAGTAAACAAAGAAAATTCTATTTCGGTGGCATCCGGGAAATTTTATTGTATTGACCGTAAGTGGAGTAAAACAACATCAATAACTTTACATCTACCGATGGAATTTAAAACTCAAAGACGTTATAATAACAGCATTAGTGTAGAAAGAGGTCCTTTAATTTATTCTCTTAAAATAGGAGAAAACTGGAAATTGATTAAAGGTAAATTACCTCATGGTGACTGGGAAGTACATCCGACAACACCGTGGAATTATGCGTTGAATATTAATATCGATGATATGGAAAAATCAATGCAACTTGAAAAAAAATCAATCGGTGATTGCCCATTTTCCCCGAAAGGAGCACCTGTCGCAATTAAGATACTGGGAAGTCGTATTCCTGAGTGGACATTGGAACATAATGCTGCAGGATCTATTCCAAAAAGTCCGGCAAACTCTTCTAAACCATTGGAAGAATTAATGTTAATTCCATACGGTTGCACAAATTTACGCGTCACTGAATTTCCAACTTTGGAATAA